One region of Vibrio pelagius genomic DNA includes:
- a CDS encoding efflux RND transporter periplasmic adaptor subunit has product MTHKSILSLLSLSILLASPAVVAKRMGPSAVTVVTEQVDIHQVNQSLSLVGKLEAEQSVIVSSEISGKVDSIHVKANQEVKKGQLLVQLDDDKAKAAVAEAKAYLKDERRKLAEFERLVKRNAITQTEIDAQKTSVEIALARLAAANANLKDLHISAPFSGTVGFIDFSRGKLVSSGTELVTLDDLSVMQLDLQVPERYLSKLSKGMTVTARTSAWGDTEFSGTVVGIDSRINTETLNLRVRIHFDNPNDYLKPGMLVSAEMDFPPVEAPIIPVQALQYSGTKRYVYVVGEDNKATRTEVFLGARIDNEVVIEKGINIGDKIVVQGIVNMRDGVQVQELGVTTSAKRQPQQEEAN; this is encoded by the coding sequence ATGACACATAAATCCATTTTATCTCTACTTAGCTTATCTATTCTCTTGGCGTCTCCAGCCGTAGTTGCTAAGCGCATGGGACCAAGCGCAGTGACTGTCGTTACTGAACAGGTCGATATTCATCAAGTGAACCAGTCCCTTTCCCTTGTCGGTAAGCTAGAAGCTGAGCAATCAGTGATCGTCTCGTCTGAGATTTCTGGCAAAGTTGACTCTATTCACGTTAAAGCCAATCAAGAAGTCAAAAAGGGGCAGCTACTGGTTCAACTGGATGACGATAAAGCGAAGGCAGCGGTGGCAGAAGCAAAAGCGTATCTAAAAGACGAGCGTCGTAAACTGGCTGAATTTGAACGCTTGGTAAAAAGAAACGCGATCACACAAACTGAAATTGATGCACAGAAGACCAGTGTTGAGATTGCACTCGCAAGACTGGCGGCAGCCAATGCCAATCTAAAAGACCTTCATATTTCAGCACCATTTTCCGGCACCGTTGGTTTTATCGATTTTAGTCGAGGCAAATTAGTCAGTTCAGGCACTGAATTGGTGACACTCGATGACTTATCTGTCATGCAGTTAGATCTTCAGGTGCCAGAGCGTTATTTATCGAAGCTATCAAAGGGGATGACAGTCACAGCGCGTACAAGTGCGTGGGGTGATACCGAGTTTTCTGGCACTGTGGTGGGTATTGACTCTCGTATTAACACTGAAACACTGAACTTGCGTGTTCGTATTCACTTCGATAACCCGAACGACTACCTCAAACCGGGTATGCTGGTTTCTGCTGAGATGGACTTTCCACCCGTTGAAGCGCCGATTATCCCTGTACAGGCTCTGCAATACTCGGGCACTAAGCGTTACGTTTATGTCGTCGGCGAAGATAACAAAGCGACGCGCACAGAAGTATTCTTAGGTGCTCGTATTGATAATGAAGTGGTTATCGAAAAAGGCATCAACATTGGTGACAAGATTGTGGTTCAAGGCATTGTGAACATGCGCGATGGTGTTCAGGTTCAAGAGCTTGGTGTGACAACATCAGCAAAGCGTCAACCTCAGCAAGAGGAAGCTAACTAA
- the vexH gene encoding vibriobactin export RND transporter permease subunit VexH, which produces MLLSDVSVKRPVAALVLSLLLVVFGIVSFSKLAVREMPDIESPVVSISTRYEGASATIIESQITSNLEDQLSGISGIDEIESTTRNGSSRITITFELGYDLNTGVSDVRDAVARAQRSLPDEADDPIVYKNNGSGEASLYINLSSTEMDRTQLTDYTERVLIDRFSLISGVSSVDISGGLYKVMYVKLKPELMAGRGVTATDITTALRNENIESPGGEVRNDAIVMSVRTARSYTQAEDFEYLVVKRASDNSPIYLKDVADVYIGAENENSTFKSDGVVNVSMGIVPQSDANPLEVADLVHKEVENIQKFLPDGTRLAIDYDSTVFIDRSITEVYSTLFITGGLVILVLYVFIGQARATLIPAVTVPVSLISSFIAAYYFGFSINLITLMALILSIGLVVDDAIVVVENIFHHIERGESPLLAAYKGTREVGFAVIATTLVLVMVFLPISFMDGMVGLLFTEFSVLLAMSVIFSSLVALTLTPVLGSKILKANVKPNRFNHFVERVFGKLEKVYRSILRRALGWRLAAPIIIIACLGGSYGLMQQVPAQLTPQEDRGVIFAFVRGADATSYNRMSANMDLVEERLMPLLGQGFLKSFSLQSPAFGGNAGDQTGFVIMILEDWNERETTAQEALGQVRKALTGIPDVRIFPFMPGFRGGSSEPVQFVLGGSDYPELQKWAEILKQAAEDSPMMEGADIDYSEKTPELLVTVDKQRAAELGVSVSDISDTLEIMLGGKSETTFVERGEEYDVYLRGDENSFNNASDLSQIYMRTPSGELVTLDTLTKIEEVASSIRLSHYNKQKSITITANLMDGYTLGEALDFLDEQAIEMLPGDISVSYSGESKDFKENQSSILVVFALAMLVAYLVLAAQFESFINPLVVMFTVPMGIFGGFLGLVLMSQGLNVYSQIGMIMLIGMVTKNGILIVEFANQLRDRGIEFEKAIVDASARRLRPIMMTAFTTLAGAIPLITSTGAGYESRVAVGTVIFFGMGFATLVTLFVIPAMYRLISGATRSPGHVEAELNKALSHDTVGRTSHG; this is translated from the coding sequence ATGCTGTTATCTGATGTTTCAGTAAAAAGACCAGTAGCAGCGCTGGTTCTCAGTTTGCTCTTAGTGGTGTTTGGTATCGTTTCGTTCAGCAAACTTGCCGTACGAGAAATGCCAGATATTGAGAGCCCAGTTGTTTCTATTAGTACCCGCTATGAAGGCGCTTCTGCGACCATCATTGAAAGCCAGATCACCTCTAACTTAGAGGACCAGCTTTCCGGAATTAGCGGGATTGATGAAATCGAATCGACGACCCGAAACGGCTCTTCACGTATCACGATTACCTTTGAGCTAGGTTATGACTTAAATACGGGTGTCAGTGATGTTCGTGATGCGGTAGCTCGCGCTCAACGCTCTTTGCCTGATGAAGCGGACGATCCGATTGTTTATAAGAACAATGGTAGTGGTGAAGCGTCGTTATACATCAACCTCAGCTCCACTGAAATGGACCGAACCCAACTGACGGACTACACCGAGCGTGTGCTTATCGATAGGTTCAGTCTGATTTCAGGCGTCAGTTCGGTCGATATCTCGGGCGGTCTGTATAAGGTTATGTACGTCAAACTTAAGCCAGAGTTAATGGCGGGACGCGGTGTGACGGCAACGGACATTACGACTGCACTGCGCAATGAGAACATTGAGAGCCCGGGCGGTGAGGTACGTAACGATGCGATTGTGATGTCGGTTCGCACTGCGCGCTCGTATACCCAAGCGGAAGACTTCGAGTACCTGGTTGTTAAGCGTGCATCGGACAACTCACCGATCTACCTAAAAGATGTCGCTGATGTCTATATTGGCGCAGAGAACGAAAACTCGACCTTTAAGAGTGACGGTGTCGTCAACGTGAGCATGGGTATCGTGCCGCAATCGGATGCGAACCCGCTAGAAGTGGCTGACCTTGTTCATAAAGAAGTGGAGAATATTCAAAAATTCTTGCCGGATGGTACTCGTTTAGCCATTGACTACGACTCAACCGTATTTATCGATCGCTCTATTACAGAGGTGTATAGCACGCTGTTTATCACAGGTGGTTTGGTGATCTTGGTGCTATACGTGTTTATTGGACAAGCACGTGCCACTTTGATTCCTGCGGTAACCGTGCCTGTGTCTCTAATATCTTCATTTATTGCGGCGTACTATTTTGGATTTTCGATTAACCTGATCACCTTGATGGCGCTAATTTTATCGATTGGTCTGGTTGTCGATGACGCTATTGTTGTGGTCGAGAACATTTTCCACCACATCGAACGTGGTGAATCGCCTCTGCTTGCGGCTTACAAAGGCACGCGTGAGGTTGGTTTTGCCGTTATTGCGACCACGCTAGTGCTGGTGATGGTATTCCTACCTATCTCCTTTATGGACGGTATGGTTGGTCTACTGTTCACTGAATTTTCCGTGTTATTGGCAATGTCGGTGATCTTCTCGTCGCTGGTTGCTTTAACTCTGACGCCGGTATTAGGTAGTAAGATCTTAAAAGCTAACGTGAAACCGAATCGCTTTAACCACTTCGTTGAGCGTGTTTTCGGCAAGCTAGAGAAAGTTTACCGCAGTATTTTGCGCCGCGCGCTGGGTTGGCGCTTGGCTGCACCAATCATCATTATCGCGTGTTTGGGTGGTAGCTATGGCTTAATGCAACAAGTGCCTGCACAACTAACACCACAAGAAGACCGAGGTGTGATCTTCGCGTTTGTTCGTGGTGCAGACGCAACCAGTTATAACCGTATGTCTGCTAACATGGATCTGGTTGAAGAGCGTTTGATGCCGCTACTAGGTCAAGGGTTCTTGAAGTCGTTTAGCTTACAATCGCCAGCATTTGGCGGTAACGCAGGTGACCAAACTGGCTTCGTAATCATGATTCTAGAAGACTGGAATGAACGTGAAACGACCGCTCAAGAAGCACTAGGTCAAGTGCGAAAAGCACTGACGGGCATTCCAGATGTGCGTATTTTCCCATTCATGCCGGGTTTCCGTGGCGGTTCAAGCGAGCCTGTTCAGTTTGTACTTGGTGGTTCTGATTATCCTGAACTGCAAAAGTGGGCTGAGATCTTAAAGCAAGCGGCTGAAGATTCGCCAATGATGGAAGGTGCTGACATCGATTACTCAGAGAAGACGCCTGAACTGTTGGTCACTGTCGACAAGCAACGCGCTGCTGAATTAGGCGTTAGTGTTTCTGACATCTCAGACACGCTAGAGATCATGCTCGGCGGTAAGAGTGAAACTACCTTTGTAGAACGCGGGGAAGAGTATGACGTGTATCTGCGTGGCGATGAAAACAGTTTCAACAACGCGAGTGATCTTAGCCAGATATACATGAGAACCCCGTCGGGTGAACTCGTCACCTTGGATACGTTGACTAAAATTGAAGAAGTCGCCTCGTCTATTCGTTTGTCTCACTACAACAAGCAGAAGTCGATCACCATAACGGCAAACTTGATGGATGGCTACACTCTAGGTGAAGCACTTGATTTCCTTGATGAGCAGGCGATTGAGATGCTGCCAGGCGATATTTCAGTGAGCTACTCTGGCGAGTCTAAAGACTTCAAAGAGAACCAATCGAGCATCCTTGTTGTGTTTGCTTTGGCAATGCTGGTTGCTTACCTCGTACTAGCGGCGCAGTTTGAAAGCTTCATCAACCCTTTAGTGGTGATGTTCACCGTACCTATGGGGATTTTCGGTGGCTTCTTAGGTTTGGTGCTAATGAGTCAAGGTTTGAACGTTTACAGTCAGATCGGCATGATCATGTTGATCGGTATGGTAACGAAGAATGGTATCTTGATCGTTGAGTTTGCCAACCAACTGCGTGACCGTGGCATTGAATTTGAGAAGGCGATTGTGGATGCATCTGCACGTCGCTTGCGTCCAATCATGATGACAGCGTTTACCACACTCGCTGGCGCCATTCCGTTGATTACTTCGACCGGAGCGGGTTACGAAAGCCGCGTCGCGGTAGGTACGGTTATCTTCTTTGGTATGGGTTTTGCGACACTGGTGACGCTGTTTGTTATCCCTGCGATGTATCGCTTGATCTCAGGTGCGACACGATCTCCGGGTCACGTAGAGGCTGAATTGAACAAAGCCCTGAGTCACGACACGGTTGGTCGTACTTCACATGGTTGA
- a CDS encoding MGMT family protein — protein MDQFLPQIFAVIHQIPYGKVTTYGDIARFSGFPGYARHVGKALGNLPEGSQLPWFRVINSKGEISLKGENFERQKRHLEAEGIEVSEAGRIKLKKYKWQP, from the coding sequence ATGGACCAATTTTTACCCCAAATCTTTGCTGTAATTCACCAAATTCCCTATGGGAAAGTAACAACTTATGGAGACATAGCACGTTTTTCGGGCTTTCCAGGTTATGCGCGTCACGTAGGCAAAGCTTTGGGCAATTTACCAGAGGGAAGTCAGCTCCCTTGGTTTAGGGTCATTAATAGTAAAGGCGAGATTTCGCTAAAAGGCGAGAACTTCGAACGACAAAAGCGTCATTTAGAGGCGGAGGGCATTGAAGTGAGTGAGGCGGGAAGAATCAAGCTCAAAAAATACAAATGGCAGCCGTAA
- a CDS encoding Lrp/AsnC family transcriptional regulator: protein MLDATDKNILRLLQQDSTLSLNDIAEAVNLTTTPCWKRLKRLEEKGVIEKRVALLNPEKLDLSFTAFVLVKTSDHSHEWYGRFVSTVSEFPEVMEFYRMAGEYDYMLKVQVRDMKCFDEFYKRLVNSVDGLSNVTSTFAMEPLKYTTALPL from the coding sequence ATGCTTGATGCTACGGACAAAAATATACTGCGTTTGCTTCAGCAAGACAGTACGCTGTCACTTAACGATATTGCGGAAGCTGTGAACCTAACTACGACCCCTTGTTGGAAGCGTCTTAAGCGTTTAGAAGAAAAGGGGGTAATCGAAAAACGGGTCGCGCTGCTCAACCCTGAGAAGCTGGATCTGTCATTTACGGCATTTGTTTTGGTTAAAACCAGCGACCACTCACATGAATGGTACGGACGTTTTGTCAGCACAGTTTCGGAATTCCCGGAAGTGATGGAGTTCTACCGAATGGCGGGTGAATATGACTACATGCTCAAAGTTCAGGTTAGAGACATGAAGTGTTTTGATGAGTTTTATAAGCGACTTGTGAACAGTGTGGATGGCCTCTCTAATGTCACTTCTACATTTGCGATGGAACCTTTGAAGTACACAACCGCACTGCCGTTGTAA
- the tesB gene encoding acyl-CoA thioesterase II, which translates to MSQPLKELLRLLQLEKLEEGLFRGQSENLGLPQVYGGQVLGQALSAARYTVEEDRSVHSFHSYFLYPGDPEKPIIYDVENLRDGRSFSTRRVKAIQNGRPIFYLTASYHGDAEGFEHQNTMPDIPGPENFASETELASHIAEFLPEKLRKTFCGEKPIEMRPVTVVNPLKPQKAEPKQYLWVRANGEMPDNHLIHQYLLAYASDWGFLVTALHPHEVSLMTPNFQVATIDHSIWFHRPFKMDEWLLYAIESPTASNTRGLVRGEIYNQQGQLVATAVQEGVMRFTK; encoded by the coding sequence ATGAGTCAACCACTAAAAGAATTACTACGTTTACTTCAGCTAGAAAAACTGGAAGAGGGTCTCTTCCGAGGACAAAGTGAAAACCTTGGGCTGCCACAAGTCTACGGTGGACAAGTACTTGGACAAGCCTTGTCTGCTGCGCGCTACACGGTAGAGGAAGATCGCAGTGTCCACTCTTTCCACAGTTACTTTCTGTATCCGGGTGATCCAGAGAAGCCGATTATTTATGATGTAGAGAACTTAAGAGACGGGCGCAGCTTCAGCACTCGCCGTGTTAAAGCGATTCAAAATGGTCGCCCTATCTTCTACCTCACCGCTTCATACCATGGTGATGCTGAAGGCTTTGAACACCAAAACACCATGCCTGACATTCCAGGGCCAGAAAACTTTGCATCAGAGACAGAGCTTGCGAGCCATATCGCTGAGTTCTTGCCTGAGAAGCTAAGAAAGACTTTTTGTGGCGAGAAGCCAATTGAGATGCGCCCAGTTACGGTTGTCAATCCACTCAAACCTCAGAAAGCAGAACCAAAGCAGTACCTTTGGGTTCGCGCAAATGGCGAGATGCCAGACAACCATTTGATCCACCAATACTTACTGGCTTATGCTTCTGACTGGGGCTTTCTCGTGACGGCACTTCACCCTCACGAAGTTTCTTTAATGACACCTAACTTCCAAGTAGCCACGATTGATCACTCAATCTGGTTCCATCGTCCATTCAAGATGGATGAGTGGCTGCTTTACGCGATAGAGAGTCCTACAGCGAGTAATACCCGAGGCTTGGTACGAGGAGAGATCTACAACCAGCAAGGTCAATTGGTTGCAACAGCCGTTCAAGAAGGTGTGATGCGCTTTACTAAATAA
- a CDS encoding DUF1244 domain-containing protein: MAEFKYKNLSQEEQDKLDAATFRRLLAHLDNNKDVQNIDLMILAGFCRNCFSKWYKAEAEQQGLDIDIDDARERVYGMTYDEWKQNHQPKATPEQLAAFEAKQKPE, from the coding sequence GTGGCTGAATTCAAATATAAAAATCTGTCTCAAGAAGAACAAGACAAGCTGGATGCGGCGACTTTTCGTCGTCTATTGGCACACCTAGATAATAACAAAGACGTTCAGAACATTGACCTAATGATTCTTGCGGGCTTCTGCCGCAACTGCTTCAGTAAGTGGTACAAAGCCGAGGCAGAGCAACAAGGTCTAGACATCGATATCGATGATGCTCGTGAGCGAGTGTACGGTATGACTTATGACGAGTGGAAACAGAACCACCAACCAAAAGCGACACCAGAGCAGTTAGCCGCGTTCGAAGCGAAGCAAAAGCCAGAGTAA
- a CDS encoding PLP-dependent cysteine synthase family protein — MCTDHKWINNAIRKIEADFQRSADTHLIKLDLPSVEGIDIYLKDESTHPTGSLKHRLARSLFLYAICNGWVGPETTIIESSSGSTAVSEAYFARLLGLPFIAVMPKCTAKKKIEQIEFYGGQAHLVDRSDQIYAESRRLAKELNGHYMDQFTYAERATDWRGNNNIANSIFNQMQMEDHPIPAWVVMSPGTGGTSATIGRFIRYQQHETKLCVVDPENSVFHDFFKTGNVDLTGDKGSKIEGIGRPRVEPSFITGVVDEMRTIPDAASIATTHWLSELLGRKVGASTGTNMYGVLQLASEMKARGEKGSIVTLLCDSGERYLDTYFDDEWVRENIGDIEPFAEKLKVFNQTGEL, encoded by the coding sequence ATGTGTACTGACCATAAATGGATTAATAACGCCATTCGAAAAATCGAAGCAGACTTTCAACGCTCCGCCGATACTCACCTTATCAAGCTTGACCTTCCAAGTGTCGAGGGCATTGATATCTACCTAAAAGATGAAAGTACACACCCTACGGGTTCTCTAAAACACCGCTTAGCGCGTTCACTTTTCCTATACGCGATTTGTAATGGTTGGGTTGGCCCAGAAACAACGATCATTGAGTCATCGTCTGGCAGTACCGCAGTATCAGAAGCGTACTTTGCTCGTTTGCTCGGTCTGCCTTTTATTGCGGTGATGCCAAAGTGCACAGCCAAGAAAAAAATTGAGCAGATTGAGTTCTACGGTGGCCAAGCTCACCTCGTTGATCGCTCTGACCAGATCTACGCTGAATCTCGTCGCCTCGCGAAAGAGTTAAATGGTCACTACATGGACCAATTCACCTATGCAGAGCGAGCAACCGACTGGCGTGGTAACAACAACATCGCCAACTCGATTTTCAACCAGATGCAAATGGAAGATCACCCTATTCCAGCATGGGTGGTGATGAGCCCTGGGACTGGTGGCACCTCTGCAACCATTGGTCGTTTCATCCGTTACCAACAACATGAAACAAAACTGTGTGTGGTAGACCCAGAAAACTCGGTATTCCACGACTTCTTTAAGACAGGTAATGTCGATCTTACTGGCGACAAAGGCAGTAAGATTGAAGGCATTGGTCGCCCACGTGTTGAGCCAAGCTTCATTACAGGTGTCGTCGATGAGATGCGTACTATTCCAGATGCAGCAAGTATTGCGACAACGCACTGGTTGTCAGAACTGCTTGGCCGTAAAGTCGGCGCTTCAACAGGTACAAATATGTATGGTGTATTACAGTTAGCGAGCGAGATGAAAGCACGTGGTGAGAAAGGTTCTATCGTTACCCTATTGTGTGATAGCGGTGAGCGCTACCTAGACACCTACTTTGATGACGAGTGGGTTCGTGAAAACATCGGTGACATTGAGCCATTCGCGGAAAAACTCAAAGTGTTTAACCAAACTGGCGAGCTGTAA
- a CDS encoding integrase catalytic domain-containing protein has protein sequence MVGRFHDEFEPEYNEDSEIEHELLPETQTERLKYSRLQSTQIIERDLSSYPEEQKSKALERYKLLSLVANELSGGWTPKNLNPLIEKHFSKTRLTKKPSYKSLQRWHNSFVDSNGSFTSLVDKNHLKGNREARVIGDEKYYDEALKMFLDARRQSIRAAFIFYSDRITVANDKIVAGKIPKVSYEAFKNRIRKEEPYSVALARHGKYYADKLYNYYQSVDMPTRILERVEMDHTPLDLILLHDDLMVPLGRAHLTLLVDVFSGCIIGFHLGFKAPSYVSASRAVIHATKSKSYISEMPISFNNEWLCEGKIENLVVDNGAEFWSKSWEDACLEVGINVVYNKVRKPWLKPFVERKFGEIVQGIVGWVPGKTFSNVLEKEDYKPEKDAVMRFSTFVEEFHRWIVDVHNVNADSRHKRIPNLYWKQSYDVLPPLKLLPDQEQAFSVVMGILQHRKLTDKGIKFMHIDYDCVALSDYRKTYPQTKESLKKKIKVDPDDLSAIYVYLEELKGYVKVPSKDPIGYTVRLSVCEHEKILAAHRTYIKGEMDVLSLAKARLALHDRIESEQAELMQLTHSERKRKAKSTKKVAEISSVNSDTPHSKLSDRASKSSFGISEQETNSQTTPLENFRSKWNERKNRRE, from the coding sequence ATGGTTGGTCGATTCCATGACGAGTTCGAGCCCGAGTACAACGAAGATTCTGAAATAGAACATGAGCTTTTGCCTGAAACTCAGACCGAACGTCTTAAATACTCGAGATTACAGTCGACACAGATTATTGAGCGAGACCTCTCTTCATATCCTGAGGAGCAGAAGAGCAAAGCGCTCGAAAGGTATAAATTGCTATCCTTAGTTGCGAATGAACTGAGCGGAGGTTGGACTCCTAAAAACCTCAACCCCCTAATTGAAAAACACTTCTCCAAAACACGTCTTACCAAGAAACCTAGCTATAAATCACTGCAACGTTGGCACAATTCATTTGTTGACTCGAATGGAAGTTTTACTAGCTTGGTCGATAAAAACCACCTTAAAGGTAATCGAGAAGCCAGAGTTATTGGTGATGAAAAATATTATGATGAAGCTCTGAAGATGTTCTTAGACGCAAGGCGACAGTCGATTAGAGCGGCATTCATCTTTTACAGCGACAGGATAACAGTAGCTAACGATAAGATAGTCGCCGGAAAAATACCCAAAGTCTCATATGAAGCGTTTAAGAATCGTATTCGCAAAGAGGAGCCATACAGCGTCGCGCTCGCTCGGCATGGGAAATACTACGCAGATAAGCTCTATAACTATTATCAATCTGTGGATATGCCGACTCGAATTTTGGAACGAGTCGAGATGGATCATACCCCCTTGGATTTGATTCTATTGCATGATGACCTCATGGTGCCGTTGGGTAGAGCACATTTGACACTGCTCGTAGATGTTTTTAGTGGGTGCATAATTGGCTTTCATCTAGGCTTTAAAGCTCCTAGTTATGTGTCGGCATCTAGAGCCGTTATTCATGCGACAAAAAGTAAGAGCTACATTTCTGAAATGCCTATTTCATTCAACAATGAATGGCTTTGCGAGGGGAAAATAGAGAACTTGGTGGTCGACAACGGTGCGGAGTTTTGGTCAAAAAGCTGGGAGGATGCATGCTTGGAGGTTGGGATAAATGTCGTTTATAACAAGGTTCGCAAACCATGGTTAAAGCCATTTGTTGAACGTAAATTTGGTGAAATTGTTCAAGGGATTGTTGGCTGGGTGCCGGGTAAAACATTCTCTAACGTGCTGGAAAAAGAAGACTACAAACCAGAAAAAGATGCAGTCATGCGTTTTAGTACCTTCGTAGAAGAGTTCCACCGTTGGATAGTAGACGTGCACAATGTTAATGCTGATAGTCGTCATAAAAGAATACCAAACCTTTACTGGAAGCAAAGCTATGACGTTTTACCACCATTAAAACTCTTACCCGATCAGGAGCAAGCATTTAGCGTAGTTATGGGAATTCTTCAGCATCGAAAGCTGACTGACAAAGGCATTAAGTTCATGCATATAGACTATGACTGTGTAGCGTTGTCTGATTATAGGAAGACGTACCCCCAAACAAAAGAGTCGTTGAAAAAGAAAATAAAAGTAGACCCAGATGATTTATCCGCTATCTATGTGTACCTCGAGGAGCTTAAAGGATATGTGAAGGTTCCAAGTAAGGATCCAATTGGTTACACCGTTAGATTGAGCGTTTGCGAGCATGAAAAGATTTTGGCGGCTCATCGAACCTATATAAAAGGCGAAATGGATGTACTGTCATTAGCAAAAGCTCGACTAGCTCTGCATGACCGAATTGAGTCAGAACAAGCAGAATTAATGCAGTTAACGCATTCTGAACGCAAACGAAAAGCGAAATCGACTAAGAAAGTTGCAGAGATATCCAGTGTTAACAGCGATACCCCTCACTCCAAGCTGAGTGATAGAGCGTCAAAATCAAGCTTTGGTATCTCAGAGCAGGAAACCAATTCTCAAACAACTCCGCTAGAGAACTTTAGGTCTAAATGGAACGAGCGCAAAAACCGGAGGGAATAG
- a CDS encoding TnsA endonuclease N-terminal domain-containing protein, with the protein MYIRNLRKPSPNKNIYKFSSLKNRDAVMCEGSLERDCCYHFEYDPDVVHYESQPEGFYYDFHGKKRPYTPDFLATYVDGTFKYVEVKPHSKTLSKTFKQEFAARKEAANRRGFGLVLVTDKQIRDGYFLKNSELVHRYSGCIEGDELAFKVHSYLISQETMKISDLAVSIGESVGRVFASVLKLIAVGKAGVDLDIAMLSGSTTVSVR; encoded by the coding sequence ATGTATATTCGTAATCTTCGCAAGCCATCGCCTAATAAGAACATCTACAAATTCTCGAGTCTCAAAAACCGAGATGCTGTCATGTGTGAGGGTAGTCTGGAGAGAGACTGCTGCTATCATTTCGAATATGATCCAGATGTAGTTCACTACGAATCTCAGCCAGAGGGTTTCTACTATGACTTCCATGGGAAAAAGCGCCCTTACACTCCTGATTTCCTAGCTACCTATGTTGACGGTACATTCAAGTATGTGGAAGTCAAACCACACTCGAAAACGTTATCTAAGACGTTTAAACAAGAATTTGCTGCTCGTAAAGAGGCTGCCAATCGAAGAGGATTTGGTCTTGTTTTGGTGACTGATAAGCAAATTAGAGATGGGTACTTTCTCAAAAACTCAGAGTTGGTACATCGGTATAGTGGATGTATCGAAGGCGATGAGCTTGCATTCAAAGTGCATTCGTATCTGATTTCACAGGAAACAATGAAAATCAGTGATCTAGCCGTCTCAATTGGAGAGTCCGTCGGTCGGGTGTTCGCTTCTGTTTTAAAACTGATTGCAGTAGGAAAAGCCGGTGTTGATTTAGATATCGCTATGTTGAGTGGAAGTACAACTGTTTCGGTGAGATGA
- a CDS encoding YbaY family lipoprotein codes for MKKALLIATSLISFGFLSGCQTTEQSEAPQEVVAENIKMVTGTVSYRERIALPENALVTVTLEDISLADAPSKVLATQEFTTDGKQVPFAFELKYDASQIEDNHRYNVRATIHVDDKLRFTTDTIAPVITDAANTESLNLRLVGVR; via the coding sequence ATGAAAAAGGCTTTATTAATCGCAACGTCTTTAATCTCTTTTGGTTTCCTATCGGGCTGCCAAACTACGGAACAAAGTGAGGCTCCCCAAGAAGTTGTCGCAGAGAACATCAAAATGGTGACGGGTACGGTAAGTTATCGAGAGCGTATTGCACTTCCTGAAAATGCACTGGTAACGGTAACACTGGAAGATATCTCATTGGCTGATGCACCTTCAAAGGTATTGGCAACTCAAGAGTTTACAACCGATGGTAAACAAGTGCCGTTTGCGTTTGAATTAAAGTATGATGCGAGCCAAATTGAGGATAATCATCGCTACAATGTACGCGCAACCATTCATGTTGATGACAAGTTACGCTTTACTACAGACACGATAGCTCCAGTGATCACTGATGCAGCAAATACAGAGTCACTCAATTTGCGTTTGGTTGGCGTGCGTTAG